In the genome of Anabas testudineus chromosome 4, fAnaTes1.2, whole genome shotgun sequence, one region contains:
- the LOC113152459 gene encoding platelet glycoprotein V produces MMDSYFGGTLWLMLVYLTLPHLTCTDVCPSSCRCNSDGAVKCVGFTITDIPKHLPLHTYLLQLNGTNMNIINDQSLANKTLLLRFSLSHSHLHTIHPQAFQVAPQLKSLKLSSNDLSTLPARVLSPLTSLEQLHLDGNQLETIKPDMFEGLDGLLELDLSRNKLTSLASDVFDGLTNLTFLNLGRNSISKLPTTIFHSLTELRKLMMYNNKLEVLEAGTFDKLVNLEELKMHHNQIASLPPKVFWSLRNLKILTLSFNRLQAVPERSFYNMPKLSQLTIYNNPLLSLPDQLMGYMPEMKIFYLFGTNLTTVPGNLFANMSGLLSLNLHLNDKLRELPSDLFCCLPNLKNLSLRANDLHYLHPQLLSSLTTLKILLLNNNKLKSLAENIFQSLRQLLTINLKNNHLQTLPGDIFLSNTVLRELTLSDNPWDCTCSIRGFARWIRQNEHVVTDKDDVMCHSPSYQILRTIGSLDDEEFNFCELQSYSQPLHTISTSVQTTVVPTTSTLPMTTSTLPMTTHTTTQGATQEVTVLTTTQPTKSTTSDFTTSQAATTALSSETPSNGHISPPFYDLLVVEQGPEFVHHSLHRGWVYVWLLPSNTTLAGFLMFCHILLVATGLLLILVAMYGMYRLNKTMDELKVDSKNTLG; encoded by the exons atgatGGATTCTTACTTTGGAG GTACCTTGTGGTTGATGCTCGTTTACCTTACCCTACCGCACCTCACCTGTACCGATGTGTGCCCCAGCAGCTGCCGGTGCAACTCTGACGGTGCTGTGAAGTGTGTTGGCTTCACCATCACAGATATTCCAAAACATCTGCCTCTCCACACATACCTGCTTCAGCTCAACGGGACAAATATGAACATCATCAATGACCAGAGCCTGGCAAACAAAACACTCCTGTTGCGTTTCAGTCTGTCTCACAGCCATTTACACACAATCCATCCCCAGGCTTTCCAAGTTGCTCCACAACTCAAATCTCTCAAACTGTCTTCCAATGATCTCTCCACCCTTCCAGCTCGAGTGCTCAGTCCACTAACCAGTCTGGAACAGCTGCATTTAGATGGAAACCAGCTGGAGACTATAAAGCCGGATATGTTCGAAGGACTTGATGGGCTCCTGGAACTGGACCTAAGTCGGAACAAACTGACTAGTCTTGCTTCAGATGTTTTTGATGGACTGACAAACCTGACCTTTCTGAACCTTGGCAGGAACTCCATAAGTAAGCTTCCAACTACCATCTTTCACTCGTTGACTGAACTTCGCAAACTCATGATGTATAACAACAAGCTAGAGGTGCTAGAAGCTGGGACCTTTGACAAGCTTGTCAACCTTGAGGAGCTAAAAATGCACCATAACCAGATTGCCAGTCTTCCACCTAAGGTGTTCTGGTCCTTGAGGAACCTGAAGATTCTCACTTTATCCTTCAATAGACTTCAGGCTGTCCCAGAAAGGAGCTTCTACAACATGCCCAAACTGAGTCAGCTTACCATTTATAACAACCCCCTCTTGTCCCTGCCAGATCAGCTGATGGGCTACATGCCTGAGATGAAAATATTCTACCTGTTTGGCACTAATCTCACCACTGTTCCTGGTAATTTGTTTGCTAACATGTCTGGGCTCCTGTCGCTTAACCTCCATTTAAATGACAAGCTGAGGGAGTTGCCTTCAGACCTTTTTTGCTGTCTTCCCAACCTTAAGAACCTCTCTTTGAGAGCCAATGACCTCCATTATCTACATCCTCAGCTGTTATCCAGCCTAACCACACTGAAGATACTGCTCCTCAACAACAATAAGCTAAAAAGTCTGgcagaaaatatttttcagaGTCTTCGGCAGCTTCTGACAATTAATTTAAAGAATAACCACCTCCAGACACTTCCTGGAGATATTTTCTTGTCAAATACAGTTTTGAGGGAGCTCACTCTGAGTGACAACCCCTGGGACTGCACTTGTAGTATCAGAGGTTTCGCAAGATGGATAAGACAAAATGAGCATGTGGTCACTGACAAAGATGATGTGATGTGTCATAGTCCATCTTACCAAATACTCCGTACCATTGGTTCTTTGGATGATGAGGAGTTCAACTTTTGTGAACTTCAGAGTTATTCACAACCACTTCACACCATTTCAACCAGTGTGCAAACAACAGTTGTACCGACAACATCCACACTGCCTATGACAACATCCACACTGCCTATGACAACACACACCACCACTCAAGGAGCTACTCAAGAAGTCACCGTGCTAACAACGACGCAACCTACAAAATCTACCACCTCGGATTTCACAACATCACAAGCTGCAACCACTGCTCTTTCTAGTGAGACACCTTCAAATGGCCacatttctcctcctttctaTGACCTACTGGTGGTTGAACAGGGGCCTGAGTTTGTTCACCACAGCCTTCATAGAGGCTGGGTTTACGTCTGGTTGCTGCCCTCCAATACGACCTTGGCCGGATTCCTCATGTTTTGTCACATCCTCCTTGTCGCCACAGGCTTGCTTCTCATTCTTGTTGCTATGTATGGCATGTATCGCCTCAACAAGACCATGGATGAGCTAAAGGTTGACAGTAAAAATACTCTAGGGTAA
- the lrrc15 gene encoding leucine-rich repeat-containing protein 15, whose protein sequence is MHIKDNHTSSVSQFTPTSAATRGLKMDLSLALHMLLLCSLNAVVLGCPDQCKCQHTKIFCSGLSDFPTALPPSTNNLQFSDCSFYSLKPEDMTDVSNALITFVIKDSGLREVRPGTFDSTLNIAAMLLSGTLLQDLPETVFQNLQKVETLHLKSNKLQVLRPSWFSSLTALRILDLSKNLFTAVPTETFHPLTNLDYLSLSGNNIRQLSNETFKGLSTLRTLRLNKNSLQELPLGSLDDLENLVELSLQDNQITHLHRDLFAKTLKLQKLFLSHNKLTSFPQGIFLNLPLLSQISLYENQLETLSPGVFGRMALQELWLYDNKLSRVEDDTFRNLTQLRLLVISRNQINYVSTRAFRGLEKVGEISLHTNLLTTLQAGTFQGLPSLVNISLEHNFIKSLPSGFLQGVTHIGQIDLQNNSLPNLPQESLDALTLVDEVLLQHNPWRCDKDILPLRDWLRKYPSKANQTLVVCKTPFRLSDEAIALLDDANLMALSSTEEPVLTSTKKKGILSTPPTSHSTLSPIKTTAHSMHEEVTDRGQGETGRVSDNISTIIIIIAVVSTVIISTVIASYLCWRKNRRGRGDIGRRNKNSVL, encoded by the exons ATGCACATAAAAGATAACCACACCAGCTCGGTGTCTCAGTTTACTCCAACGTCAGCCGCGACTAGAG GGTTAAAAATGGACCTGTCATTGGCCCTTCACATGCTCCTTCTGTGTTCCCTTAATGCTGTTGTTTTGGGATGTCCAGATCAATGCAAATGTCAACATACCAAGATTTTCTGCAGTGGTCTCTCGGACTTCCCTACAGCTCTTCCCCCATCCACCAATAACCTCCAATTCTCCGACTGCAGTTTCTACTCTCTTAAACCAGAGGACATGACTGATGTCTCCAATGCGCTTATCACCTTTGTAATTAAAGACAGCGGCTTGAGGGAAGTGCGTCCTGGCACATTTGATTCTACTCTGAACATAGCTGCCATGTTGTTAAGTGGCACCTTGCTACAAGATCTCCCTGAGACTGTGTTCCAAAATCTTCAGAAAGTTGAGACTCTACATTTGAAGAGCAACAAACTGCAGGTGCTCCGCCCAAGCTGGTTTTCCTCATTGACAGCACTAAGAATCCTTGACCTCAGTAAAAACCTTTTCACTGCTGTACCCACTGAAACATTTCACCCTCTTACTAATCTAGATTACCTTTCGCTTTCTGGAAACAATATTAGGCAACTTTCTAATGAGACATTCAAAGGTCTTTCAACTCTGAGAACCTTACGACTTAACAAAAACTCACTACAGGAACTCCCTCTTGGCAGTCTGGATGACCTTGAAAACCTGGTCGAACTGTCCCTACAGGACAATCAAATCACGCACCTGCATCGTGATCTGTTTGCTAAGACTCTGAAACTGCAGAAACTGTTCCTCTCCCATAACAAGCTCACGTCTTTTCCACAAGGTATCTTCTTAAACCTGCCTCTCCTCAGCCAAATCTCCCTGTATGAAAACCAGCTGGAGACTCTGAGTCCAGGGGTGTTTGGGCGGATGGCTCTCCAGGAACTGTGGCTGTATGATAACAAGCTGAGCCGTGTGGAGGATGACACATTCAGAAATCTGACTCAGTTGCGTCTACTGGTGATCAGTCGCAACCAGATCAACTATGTTTCTACTAGAGCCTTTAGGGGGTTGGAGAAAGTGGGAGAGATATCACTTCACACAAATCTGCTAACAACTCTGCAAGCTGGAACTTTCCAAGGTCTGCCTAGCCTGGTAAACATCTCCTTGGAGCACAACTTCATCAAATCCCTCCCTTCGGGTTTTCTCCAGGGCGTGACCCACATTGGACAGATAGACCTACAAAACAATTCTCTTCCCAACCTGCCACAGGAAAGTCTAGATGCCCTCACTCTGGTGGATGAAGTACTTCTGCAGCATAACCCCTGGAGGTGTGACAAGGATATTTTGCCTCTTAGGGACTGGCTGAGAAAATACCCATCCAAGGCCAACCAAACTCTTGTGGTGTGTAAAACACCTTTCAGGCTGAGTGATGAAGCAATCGCTCTCCTGGATGATGCAAATCTGATGGCTCTGAGCTCTACTGAGGAGCCAGTTTTAACCTCAACCAAGAAAAAAGGAATACTCAGTACACCCCCAACCAGTCACAGCACACTTTCACCTATCAAGACCACAGCCCACTCAATGCACGAGGAAGTCACTGACAGGGGACAAGGGGAAACAGGAAGAGTTTCTGATAACATttcaactattattattatcattgcaGTGGTGTCCACTGTCATCATCAGCACTGTCATCGCCAGCTATCTGTGCTGGAGGAAGAACAGGAGGGGCAGGGGAGATATAGGCCGCAGGAACAAGAATTCTGTGCTCTAG